In one Rhodococcus sp. B50 genomic region, the following are encoded:
- a CDS encoding potassium channel family protein → MLLTAIARPTLTAFVLVSVYFVFPVEHVRSTSEVLTLVGGGTAVLMVGWWQIRRILASEYPAVQAVEALTTIVSAYLVVFATLYLRMSVAHPDNFTEPLSRVDALYFCLTVFSTVGFGDISAVTETARAVVSVQMVANLIFLALGIRLLTAAVQWRRRNRGDEE, encoded by the coding sequence TTGCTCCTGACCGCGATAGCACGTCCGACGCTCACCGCCTTCGTGCTGGTCAGCGTCTACTTCGTGTTTCCGGTCGAGCATGTCCGCAGCACATCCGAGGTCCTGACGCTCGTCGGTGGCGGCACTGCGGTCCTGATGGTCGGCTGGTGGCAGATCCGCAGGATTCTCGCGTCGGAGTACCCGGCGGTCCAGGCCGTCGAGGCACTCACCACGATCGTGTCCGCCTATCTCGTGGTCTTCGCAACCCTTTACCTCCGCATGTCCGTGGCGCATCCGGACAACTTCACCGAACCACTGTCCCGCGTCGATGCCCTGTACTTCTGTCTGACGGTCTTCTCCACGGTGGGATTCGGGGACATCTCCGCGGTAACCGAGACCGCGCGAGCCGTCGTGTCGGTGCAGATGGTCGCAAATCTGATCTTCCTGGCGCTCGGGATCCGATTGCTCACGGCCGCCGTGCAGTGGCGTCGTCGCAATCGCGGGGACGAGGAGTGA
- a CDS encoding flavodoxin domain-containing protein: protein MSVLVGYATAGGSTRGIAERIAAGLERGGAVELRTLTEVDSVRKYEVLILGSAIHNGQWLPEATAAVDRFRGELGGRALWVFSVSSVGATSTTLSPRLARRLRRMTPEPRAVQALRSSADVRDHRFFAGAIAPGDWPGMGRIVFRLMGGHYGDARDWDDIDAWTGRIRAGLVENTP, encoded by the coding sequence ATGTCCGTCTTGGTCGGCTACGCGACCGCCGGAGGATCGACGCGCGGGATCGCCGAGCGCATCGCTGCGGGGTTGGAGCGTGGCGGTGCGGTGGAGCTTCGAACGTTGACCGAGGTCGACTCGGTTCGGAAGTACGAGGTGCTGATCCTCGGCAGCGCGATCCACAACGGCCAATGGCTGCCCGAGGCCACCGCAGCCGTCGACCGGTTTCGTGGGGAACTCGGTGGGCGGGCTCTGTGGGTCTTCTCGGTCTCGTCGGTCGGGGCGACGAGCACGACCCTGTCGCCCCGGCTCGCGAGACGTCTGCGCCGGATGACTCCCGAACCACGGGCGGTGCAGGCTCTCCGCTCGTCCGCGGACGTGCGCGACCACCGGTTCTTCGCAGGCGCCATCGCCCCCGGAGATTGGCCGGGGATGGGACGGATCGTCTTCCGGCTGATGGGCGGACACTACGGTGACGCCCGCGACTGGGACGACATCGATGCGTGGACGGGACGGATCCGGGCAGGACTCGTCGAGAACACGCCGTGA
- a CDS encoding ABC transporter permease, producing MSAAFVGTGHLIRLAVRRDRVQLPIWLAAITVVYAVSVSSLEGLYPTQQDLRVLAVSSAVSPVVLATNGLVSGDNLGAVVAAQTLLFLALAAGLMSTLAVVRHTRQNEETGRAELVGANVVGRRAMLTAALTVAAGANLVLVVLLTVVSLAFGLPSDGSAVLGVATGAAGLAFAAVAAVTAQIAEGARAANGLAGAALGAAFLLRAIGDSAGTVDPSGVRVTSMWLSWLSPIGWSQQIRPFDANAWWILQLFAVFAVVMVGLAYVLTERRDFGAGLMQSRPGPARAGERLPTAFGLAWRLQRTTLLWWAVGLVILAATYGSVADEMNDFLDEGGGVADLMKQLGGGAEALTDAYFAMTFLMMALLTSGYAVQSILRLHGEETSGRVESVLTTALGRVPWVLTHLVVVVIGVLILQLLVGIVLALTYGAAIGDITGPSADLLPAALVYVPAIALVAATAVLCVGAIPRHGAAVAWGVFAVWLLIGQLGVLLDLPQFVLDLSPFTHVPALPAAPLRILPLAVLTVLAAAIAAAGVFAMRRRDLVLH from the coding sequence ATGAGCGCCGCATTCGTCGGAACCGGACACCTGATACGACTTGCCGTGCGCCGCGACCGGGTGCAGCTGCCGATATGGTTGGCAGCGATCACGGTGGTCTACGCCGTCTCGGTCTCGAGCCTCGAAGGTTTGTATCCGACACAGCAGGACCTGCGCGTGCTCGCGGTGAGTTCCGCGGTCTCGCCGGTGGTGCTCGCCACCAACGGTCTGGTCTCGGGGGACAATCTGGGTGCGGTCGTCGCCGCCCAGACGCTGTTGTTCCTGGCACTGGCCGCCGGATTGATGAGCACGCTGGCGGTGGTGCGGCACACACGGCAGAACGAGGAGACCGGTCGCGCGGAACTGGTGGGTGCCAACGTCGTCGGCCGGCGGGCGATGCTCACGGCGGCTCTGACCGTCGCCGCCGGCGCGAACCTGGTACTGGTGGTGCTGCTGACCGTCGTGTCCCTCGCGTTCGGCCTGCCCTCGGACGGATCCGCCGTGCTCGGTGTCGCGACCGGTGCCGCCGGTCTCGCCTTCGCGGCTGTCGCCGCTGTGACCGCCCAGATCGCCGAGGGAGCTCGGGCAGCGAACGGGCTTGCCGGTGCCGCCCTCGGTGCGGCTTTTCTGCTGCGCGCGATCGGTGACAGTGCGGGCACGGTGGATCCGTCCGGTGTTCGCGTCACGAGCATGTGGTTGTCGTGGCTGTCGCCGATCGGGTGGTCCCAGCAGATCCGGCCGTTCGACGCGAACGCGTGGTGGATCCTGCAACTGTTCGCGGTGTTCGCGGTCGTGATGGTCGGACTCGCGTACGTCCTGACGGAACGACGGGATTTCGGTGCCGGGCTGATGCAGTCGCGTCCCGGCCCTGCCCGTGCGGGCGAACGGCTGCCGACGGCCTTCGGTCTCGCTTGGCGGCTGCAACGCACCACGCTGCTGTGGTGGGCCGTCGGTCTCGTGATCCTGGCCGCCACCTACGGCAGCGTCGCCGACGAGATGAACGACTTCCTCGACGAGGGGGGTGGGGTCGCCGACCTGATGAAGCAACTGGGGGGCGGCGCGGAAGCGCTCACCGACGCGTACTTCGCCATGACCTTCCTGATGATGGCCTTGTTGACGAGCGGCTATGCGGTGCAGTCGATTCTGCGGTTGCACGGTGAGGAGACCTCCGGCCGTGTCGAATCGGTGCTCACCACCGCACTGGGGCGGGTGCCGTGGGTGCTCACCCATCTCGTGGTCGTAGTGATCGGTGTGCTGATACTGCAGCTACTCGTGGGGATCGTGCTGGCACTGACCTACGGTGCGGCGATCGGCGACATCACCGGTCCGTCGGCCGATCTGCTTCCGGCGGCACTGGTGTACGTGCCGGCGATCGCGCTGGTCGCAGCCACGGCCGTGCTGTGCGTCGGGGCGATACCGCGTCACGGTGCGGCCGTCGCATGGGGAGTCTTCGCGGTCTGGCTGCTCATCGGGCAGCTCGGCGTACTGCTCGATCTCCCGCAATTCGTGCTCGACCTGTCGCCCTTCACCCACGTACCGGCGCTCCCGGCGGCGCCGTTGCGGATCCTGCCGCTCGCTGTCCTGACGGTGCTTGCGGCAGCCATTGCCGCGGCGGGGGTGTTCGCGATGCGCCGCCGCGATCTCGTCCTCCACTGA
- the ppsA gene encoding phosphoenolpyruvate synthase, giving the protein MTEHNLWVRPIGEVGATDAPTVGGKSANLGELTRAGFPVPAAFAVTTDAYLDAMGAAGTRTELAAEAVPAPDIDDATLIRTSAALAALVTESPVPDEMRAAIVSAYERLGPDVPVAVRSSAPAEDASDTSFAGIHESYTNIIGADAVVRAVQACWASLWSERARTYRGLRGVTDEPSIAVVVQVMVKSESSGVAFTADPRTGDLDRIVIEAALGLGEVVVGGQVEPDTYVVAKDGFEVLDVHLGHQEFRIASTDTGDSRVAVDPTRSTRVLDDDQLGRVARLAAGVEQHYGRPQDLEFAFANNELWIVQTRPITTLDQPAAAASSGNGEARPLLTGLGAGPGTATGRVRVLHELVDGKRLSDGEIIVAPMTRPDWLPILRRAGGIVTDGGGITCHAAIVGRELGKPVVVGARTATTELRDGQLITVDGNAGVVFDGAVHTAERPAATTSAPATSTGAAETVTATAIYVNLATPDAAEAVAATDVDGVGLLRAEFMITEALAGEHPSHMIAQGRREEYVEKMAGGVAMIAAAFAPRPVVYRAIDLRSNEFADLEGGEIEPHEENPMIGYRGCFRYVRDPELFALDLDVLHRVRSTHPNVHLMIPFVRTRWELRDCLAQLDRHPLGSDQRMLRWIMAEVPSVVYWLPEYAKLGIDGVSIGSNDLTQLMLGVDRDSEVCKDLFDTLDPAVLDAIDHIIERASAAGLTTSLCGQAVSTSTDLAEHLVRRGITSVSVTPDAAAQTRRTVARAEQRILLDRARSAEA; this is encoded by the coding sequence ATGACCGAACACAACCTGTGGGTTCGACCGATCGGCGAGGTGGGTGCCACCGATGCGCCGACGGTGGGCGGTAAGTCCGCGAACCTGGGCGAACTGACCCGCGCCGGGTTCCCGGTACCCGCCGCGTTCGCCGTCACCACCGACGCGTACCTCGATGCGATGGGGGCTGCCGGGACACGAACCGAACTGGCCGCCGAGGCGGTGCCCGCGCCCGACATCGACGACGCCACGCTCATCCGCACGTCTGCCGCCCTCGCAGCCCTGGTGACCGAGTCGCCCGTCCCGGACGAGATGCGTGCGGCGATCGTCTCCGCCTACGAACGCCTCGGACCCGATGTCCCCGTCGCGGTGCGGTCGTCGGCTCCGGCGGAGGATGCCTCCGACACGTCGTTCGCCGGGATCCACGAGTCCTACACGAACATCATCGGCGCCGATGCGGTGGTCCGCGCGGTGCAGGCGTGCTGGGCGTCGTTGTGGTCCGAACGTGCCCGTACCTATCGCGGGCTGCGCGGAGTCACCGACGAACCGTCCATCGCGGTGGTCGTGCAGGTGATGGTGAAATCCGAGTCCTCCGGTGTGGCATTCACCGCCGACCCCCGCACCGGCGACCTCGACCGTATCGTGATCGAAGCGGCGCTCGGTCTCGGCGAGGTCGTCGTCGGCGGACAGGTCGAGCCCGACACCTACGTCGTCGCCAAGGACGGCTTCGAAGTGCTCGACGTCCACCTCGGTCACCAGGAGTTCCGGATCGCCTCGACCGACACCGGGGACAGCCGCGTCGCGGTCGATCCCACGCGCAGCACCCGGGTGCTCGACGACGATCAGCTCGGGCGCGTCGCACGGCTGGCCGCAGGAGTGGAACAGCACTACGGACGGCCGCAGGATCTGGAATTCGCGTTCGCGAACAACGAGTTGTGGATCGTGCAGACGCGCCCCATCACCACACTCGACCAGCCGGCAGCTGCCGCCTCGTCCGGCAACGGCGAAGCACGACCGTTGCTGACCGGCCTCGGCGCCGGTCCCGGGACGGCGACCGGGCGCGTACGGGTGCTGCACGAGCTCGTCGACGGGAAGCGCCTGAGCGACGGCGAGATCATCGTGGCGCCCATGACCCGGCCGGACTGGCTGCCGATCCTGCGGCGCGCCGGTGGCATCGTCACCGACGGTGGCGGTATCACCTGCCACGCCGCCATCGTCGGACGTGAACTCGGCAAGCCCGTCGTGGTCGGTGCCCGGACCGCCACCACCGAGCTGCGCGACGGGCAGCTGATCACCGTGGACGGCAACGCCGGGGTGGTGTTCGACGGGGCGGTCCACACGGCCGAGCGGCCTGCGGCGACGACATCCGCACCGGCGACATCGACTGGTGCCGCCGAAACGGTCACGGCCACAGCGATATACGTCAATCTTGCCACCCCCGACGCCGCAGAGGCGGTCGCCGCCACCGATGTCGACGGCGTCGGCCTGCTGCGCGCCGAGTTCATGATCACCGAAGCACTCGCAGGGGAGCACCCCTCGCACATGATCGCGCAGGGCCGTCGCGAGGAATACGTGGAGAAGATGGCGGGAGGCGTCGCGATGATCGCGGCAGCGTTCGCGCCACGCCCGGTGGTCTATCGCGCGATCGATCTGCGCAGCAACGAGTTCGCCGACCTCGAAGGCGGCGAGATCGAACCCCACGAAGAGAACCCGATGATCGGATACCGTGGGTGTTTCCGGTACGTGCGGGATCCGGAACTGTTCGCCCTGGATCTCGATGTGCTACATCGTGTTCGGAGCACGCACCCCAACGTGCACCTGATGATTCCGTTCGTGCGCACCCGCTGGGAACTTCGGGACTGCCTTGCCCAACTCGACCGGCATCCACTCGGATCCGACCAGCGAATGCTGCGCTGGATCATGGCCGAGGTCCCTTCCGTCGTCTACTGGCTGCCGGAGTACGCGAAGCTCGGAATCGACGGCGTGTCGATCGGCAGCAACGACCTCACGCAGTTGATGCTCGGTGTCGATCGGGACTCGGAGGTGTGCAAGGACCTGTTCGACACCCTCGACCCGGCCGTGCTCGACGCGATCGACCACATCATCGAACGGGCCTCGGCCGCGGGACTGACGACGTCGTTGTGCGGGCAGGCCGTGTCGACCAGCACCGATCTGGCCGAGCATCTCGTGCGGCGCGGTATCACCTCGGTGTCGGTCACGCCCGACGCTGCAGCGCAGACGAGACGGACCGTGGCGCGAGCGGAGCAGCGTATCCTGCTCGACCGCGCCCGCAGCGCGGAGGCGTGA
- a CDS encoding universal stress protein: MSAHRSVVVGVDGSKASLQAVAWAAREADRRRLSLALVTTVSVRNTFGVPIGMPAGFFEQEESEGRELLLDAAEYARRAVPDRELDIETRLCTGSPSLELIDRSKSASMVVVGAGYNRFGWERFGSVSTALVTHTHAPAVVVRDLPHVEINDISGPVVVGVDGSEHSSRAITAAFEEAALRDTELVAVHAWSDLDVRAPFRFRIDWDSVENRERALLSESLSGHGEEFPDVTVHPVVVLDQPSHYLASHAADAQLLVLGRRGRGGFPNLLLGSTTWALLHTVTCPVMVVP; this comes from the coding sequence ATGTCCGCACATCGCTCCGTCGTCGTCGGAGTCGACGGGTCGAAAGCGTCCCTCCAGGCCGTGGCCTGGGCGGCACGCGAAGCCGACCGCCGCCGCCTTTCGCTGGCACTGGTCACCACGGTGTCGGTCCGCAACACCTTCGGTGTTCCCATCGGTATGCCCGCCGGCTTCTTCGAACAGGAAGAGTCCGAAGGACGTGAGCTACTTCTCGACGCCGCCGAGTATGCGCGCCGCGCGGTGCCCGATCGTGAGCTCGACATCGAAACCCGTCTGTGCACCGGTTCTCCGTCCCTCGAGTTGATCGACCGCTCGAAGTCGGCGTCGATGGTGGTCGTCGGTGCCGGCTACAACCGGTTCGGATGGGAGCGATTCGGGTCGGTCAGCACGGCACTGGTGACGCACACGCATGCTCCTGCGGTGGTCGTGCGCGACCTGCCGCACGTCGAGATCAACGACATCTCCGGGCCGGTCGTGGTCGGCGTCGACGGTTCGGAGCACAGCTCCCGCGCCATCACCGCGGCGTTCGAGGAGGCAGCGTTGCGCGACACCGAGCTCGTGGCCGTTCACGCCTGGTCCGATCTCGACGTACGGGCGCCCTTCCGTTTCAGGATCGACTGGGACAGTGTCGAGAACCGTGAGCGGGCGTTGTTGTCGGAGAGCCTCTCCGGGCACGGTGAGGAGTTCCCCGACGTCACGGTGCACCCGGTGGTCGTGCTGGACCAGCCTTCCCATTATCTGGCGTCGCACGCGGCCGACGCGCAGTTGCTGGTTCTCGGCCGCCGCGGACGAGGAGGATTCCCGAATCTGCTGTTGGGTTCGACCACCTGGGCGCTGCTGCACACGGTGACCTGCCCGGTGATGGTCGTCCCCTAG
- a CDS encoding glycerophosphodiester phosphodiesterase, translating to MATTESTPRRGTYHVVGHRGAKDLSPENTIESFLLAEEIGVHELEFDVRLSSDGVPIVVHDATLDRTAADPSGHGLGPVAELPYERIRAVDVGEGRHVPTLTEVLDATNVFLQVEIKAVEACEAIAAVVEDRPEDASRIRFTSFSPEALRRMLTLAPHISRGLITHGCPDAERHPTGIEQVLADIDADAFYCGWNGLTDDLVTRIQDSGYEMGGWPVRTFEELRRGLVLGFGGGTVDDPRAAMDWLSRARAELAL from the coding sequence ATGGCCACCACCGAATCGACCCCCCGCCGCGGCACCTACCACGTCGTCGGGCACCGCGGCGCCAAGGACCTGTCCCCCGAGAACACGATCGAATCGTTCCTGCTCGCCGAGGAGATCGGTGTCCACGAACTCGAGTTCGACGTGCGACTGTCCTCGGACGGTGTACCGATCGTGGTGCATGATGCGACCCTCGATCGCACCGCCGCCGACCCGTCGGGCCACGGGCTCGGTCCTGTCGCGGAACTTCCCTACGAGCGCATCCGGGCCGTCGACGTCGGCGAGGGCCGCCACGTGCCCACCCTGACCGAGGTCCTCGACGCCACAAATGTGTTCCTGCAGGTCGAGATCAAGGCTGTCGAGGCGTGCGAGGCGATCGCCGCGGTGGTCGAGGACCGCCCGGAGGACGCCTCACGAATCCGCTTCACGAGCTTCTCGCCGGAGGCCCTGCGCCGGATGCTCACGCTCGCGCCGCACATCTCCCGGGGGCTGATCACGCACGGCTGTCCCGACGCCGAACGCCACCCCACCGGCATCGAACAGGTCCTCGCCGACATCGACGCGGATGCGTTCTACTGCGGCTGGAACGGGCTGACCGACGACCTCGTCACCCGGATCCAGGACTCCGGATACGAGATGGGTGGTTGGCCGGTCCGCACGTTCGAGGAGTTGCGACGCGGTCTCGTGCTCGGCTTCGGCGGAGGAACAGTGGACGACCCGCGGGCCGCGATGGATTGGCTGAGCCGCGCCCGCGCGGAACTCGCGCTCTGA
- a CDS encoding DUF4389 domain-containing protein yields MNVGRVIMLIVGTLLALLGAAAAVGALVLGWFVVLQRDGGFLTGPTETFRTQTHALVSERLDLVTDDQTPSGLRGEDIGRLLVRATATDPTQAVFVGIAPVEDVESYLSGVAHTVVTDLRFEPFDVTYQDVPGGNVPTAPAAQQFWVASAEGTGTRQLEWDLRDGTWTVVVMNADGSAGIGVDVQAGIHIDLLGPAVLALLILGLVLLVVGVPLVLVGAVGLGRHGPPPPGPVSAPGIGTTVAATSPSPTPAAPYPVHLRGDLDEPISRWLWLVKWAAAIPHFIVLFFLHTAFLVTTIAAGFAILFTGRYPRALFDFGVGVLRWTWRVAFYTYSALGTDRYPPFGLHRTDYPADFDVEYPERLSRGLVLIKWWLLAIPHYIVLAVLVGGWSVGVATGDGNDNPAGNGSWAFGSLLGVLVFFAAVAVLFTGTYPRGLFDFVMGIDRWLFRVWAYAALMRDEYPPFRFDQGPREPVEPSTVTSSTGPAGTGPA; encoded by the coding sequence ATGAACGTCGGCAGAGTGATCATGCTGATCGTCGGAACTCTCCTCGCGCTCCTCGGCGCCGCTGCTGCAGTCGGAGCGCTCGTGCTGGGATGGTTCGTCGTCCTCCAGCGCGACGGCGGATTCCTCACCGGGCCCACGGAGACCTTCCGGACACAGACACACGCGCTGGTCTCCGAACGACTCGACCTGGTCACCGACGACCAGACTCCGTCGGGCCTGCGCGGCGAGGACATCGGCCGACTGCTGGTGCGTGCCACCGCAACCGATCCCACACAGGCAGTGTTCGTCGGCATAGCTCCGGTCGAGGACGTCGAGTCCTATCTGTCGGGTGTCGCCCATACCGTGGTGACCGACCTGCGGTTCGAACCGTTCGATGTCACGTACCAAGACGTTCCCGGTGGCAACGTCCCGACTGCACCGGCGGCACAGCAGTTCTGGGTCGCATCCGCGGAAGGGACAGGAACACGGCAACTGGAGTGGGATCTACGCGACGGCACGTGGACGGTCGTGGTCATGAACGCCGACGGGTCCGCGGGGATCGGCGTGGATGTACAGGCCGGAATCCACATCGATCTGCTCGGACCGGCCGTGCTCGCGCTGCTCATTCTCGGTCTGGTACTCCTCGTCGTCGGCGTGCCGTTGGTGCTCGTCGGTGCCGTCGGGCTCGGTCGGCACGGGCCTCCTCCACCGGGTCCGGTGTCCGCGCCGGGGATCGGAACAACCGTCGCAGCCACCTCGCCGTCGCCCACACCTGCAGCGCCGTATCCGGTACATCTGCGCGGCGACCTGGACGAACCGATCTCGCGGTGGCTGTGGCTGGTCAAGTGGGCCGCTGCGATACCTCATTTCATCGTGCTGTTCTTCCTGCACACAGCCTTTCTCGTGACGACGATCGCGGCCGGATTCGCGATCCTGTTCACCGGTCGTTATCCACGCGCACTGTTCGATTTCGGCGTCGGTGTGCTGCGGTGGACCTGGCGGGTCGCCTTCTACACCTACTCGGCGCTGGGCACCGACAGGTACCCGCCGTTCGGTCTCCACCGCACGGACTATCCGGCGGACTTCGACGTCGAGTATCCCGAGCGGCTCTCCCGGGGGTTGGTGTTGATCAAGTGGTGGCTGCTTGCGATCCCTCACTACATCGTGCTGGCGGTGCTGGTCGGCGGGTGGAGCGTCGGCGTCGCGACCGGCGACGGGAACGACAATCCGGCCGGCAACGGCAGCTGGGCCTTCGGCTCGCTGCTGGGCGTCCTTGTGTTCTTCGCCGCGGTGGCGGTGCTGTTCACCGGCACCTACCCGCGGGGGTTGTTCGATTTCGTGATGGGCATCGACCGGTGGCTGTTCCGGGTCTGGGCGTATGCCGCGCTGATGCGCGACGAGTACCCGCCGTTCCGGTTCGACCAGGGCCCACGCGAACCCGTCGAACCGAGCACCGTCACATCGTCGACAGGCCCGGCCGGCACCGGCCCAGCCTGA
- a CDS encoding ABC transporter ATP-binding protein, producing the protein MSTAVAVHQLVKTFGSTHALDGLDLEVRPGEVHGFLGPNGSGKSTTIRILLGLLRADSGDVTVLGGDPWREAVSLHRRLAYVPGEVNLWPNLTGGEAIDLLAGLRGGLDELRRAELVERFELDPTKKVRTYSRGNRQKVAIIAALASNVELFLFDEPTSGLDPLKEEVFRDCVRDAVALGCSVLLSSHILAEVEALCDRVTIIRRGRTVESGTLGELRHLTRTSVTAETVRPAVGLETIDGVHDLDVHGHTVRFEVDTKNLEAVLRELLGFGLTSLTSTPPTLEELFLRHYGDELPGEHSHAPGTRTAPR; encoded by the coding sequence GTGTCCACGGCGGTGGCAGTGCATCAGCTCGTCAAGACCTTCGGGAGCACCCATGCGCTCGACGGTCTGGATCTCGAGGTCCGTCCCGGTGAAGTACACGGTTTTCTGGGCCCCAACGGGTCCGGCAAGTCGACGACCATCCGTATTCTCCTCGGATTGCTCCGCGCCGATTCCGGAGACGTGACGGTGCTCGGCGGTGACCCGTGGCGTGAGGCGGTGTCGCTGCACCGCCGGCTCGCCTACGTGCCGGGGGAGGTCAACCTCTGGCCCAATCTGACCGGTGGGGAGGCGATCGATCTCCTGGCCGGACTTCGGGGAGGGCTGGACGAGCTCCGTCGCGCCGAGCTCGTCGAACGATTCGAACTGGATCCGACGAAGAAGGTGCGGACGTATTCACGAGGCAACCGGCAGAAGGTTGCCATCATCGCAGCCCTGGCTTCGAACGTAGAGCTTTTTCTGTTCGACGAACCCACCTCGGGCCTCGACCCGCTCAAGGAGGAGGTCTTCCGGGACTGCGTGCGCGACGCGGTTGCTCTCGGCTGCTCGGTGCTGCTGTCGAGTCACATTCTGGCGGAGGTGGAGGCCCTGTGCGATCGAGTCACCATCATCCGGCGTGGCCGCACCGTCGAGTCCGGCACACTCGGTGAGCTGCGCCATCTGACCCGCACGTCGGTGACCGCCGAAACCGTTCGCCCGGCGGTGGGTCTCGAGACGATCGACGGAGTGCACGATCTGGACGTCCACGGACACACTGTGCGCTTCGAAGTCGATACCAAGAATCTCGAAGCGGTCCTCCGCGAACTCCTCGGGTTCGGTCTTACTTCGCTGACGAGTACGCCGCCCACCCTCGAAGAACTGTTCCTGCGGCATTACGGCGACGAATTGCCGGGGGAGCACAGTCACGCACCCGGCACACGCACCGCACCGCGGTAG